A stretch of Besnoitia besnoiti strain Bb-Ger1 chromosome V, whole genome shotgun sequence DNA encodes these proteins:
- a CDS encoding hypothetical protein (encoded by transcript BESB_061030): MDRALDSLAELRSGGELEEGGRRESRGRAAEACQTVVSGGCGRWADSECEVAGAPAPDLLRAPLLPLRLQRHTAGDGLATAFANRVEARAPQEAGAFSASPRFKAIKERLAAKPRLGIVLVDLPQIERERLIREEGERNRKKLAAAAEREERTKKAVASRGEKPKRKRVLADSEGAAGGRSEETRLAVIEGSTPAEVFGEREGETSREAHAGDREETGGRRLEITPFADERRAVSSASRAPAARGTRPRGRPPRKASRLGAAAPDAQEGRARAGDKTDSGLARGGKWSPRAAFEDGATQAAVEEAGRAGAPLAQLQEAEEKQKARRRSEGGREEPGDRGRGRGRARRRKEEGARESPEKRRRPRARGVESDAERHPLDAETTPSRGGGSRSLERKRVIPGEVTAGGSSSSLNSFFTPLVVPPARPFASHSSSSASLSPPAVSSRLFCVGRPASSSSAPGVSQSPPRASSSSTSSSSFLRACSLGSPAPSSESPHAAPRRWRVSVSAADSGDGEPVALPSAGLLRPAPNRPRPPEASAVSAEAQPNTPRTHSLSPQSSRSSSFTSASCRGASRSPSSLSPSSPPSPGWGGASSPSSLSASAPFAAAESAALPLASVPCVAAECLCAQNAWLRRDLVGRFERLLRRFSREIRETLHVTAHTAEAVHAFSRVLLKLAHRPEDAEAPAARAREPKEARGETRRNADESRKGRLRAGDETPHRRQAETARRKRKPDDDGARRAPKVQRHIRKAERGADRETDARTEGEGAAEARCSDDAWGSKRRKEWREECRESRSGERHASRDVRASLDAEHVRAQGRVEGRREEWEAARLALATESREEVEILCETGRQLRDDDTAGVPSIEASAAKTAKGRKQRTSVASRNAAEEKRTSQKTGARRTETGEGARFEKEGVHASRESLPPLPRVSSPSSPQGSPLGSPSVSPSSDPCSSSSCSSLSSSPLSATFRSSSPALPLPSLPARHPQATLPSVPRSPSRHSPSSSSSSSSSSAASLSGISPGPSPLQSSAPLPLAEAREPRCTSSSVQFSSAPSRASASPASPSGLASLTPSRAPVRCPASLAVSGVPAFATSSSAPSRFLPAALRPRGRGAAASPSLRASAPRRSALAQARGDRRGERADTLHPPARPLGAAEEKSRAKETEEDAARDSGGGEHTALDRAAHRRDQANSAVSKSAESMEGLEQPASAHGDLPETRPGTTQAGSKAAVSDASAPASGASLEGPVGTASRTAPRDPPSRGAQPPSCAGAQSAPSAASAQASPASTCACSSPAAPSSVFSARAVASAADEFSPSSLPARAQDAVASWLRCARPSEASVLSSLLPSPLLQKVTSSLAYPLPPPSASAPASSPVPAPVSSSVSAPVSSSVCAPVSSSVSAPVSSSVSAPVSSSVSAPVSASSASPPGPAPSCGASPLCSSAAASPLSASLASRFPAAISLGRAVRGRQRDRCNAAGESDGARGRACDGGASSPPREGEFRRPTPDAALVRQKPRGGCATEREEGEATDAAVEGNALETRVEASARRGAGAGGAGGGENGVAERRPDAGTNEESDRGSLGPPACRNGTASAGGAGRLPASTGGEEGGGSANEQGQQLGRLCGSSKEKQTLLASLDLDVFIHQRPLSGDAVLANLYTADRYRGGGAESRAPEAAGGRAGAGGSDAEQGEEAERRRRERQSQLCFSLLFPAQKEGAAAEKGDGAGSPEGAEVKKKKKTRSREGQERHRKRWEEIKRRRLALEQVRRQRAGGQQS, encoded by the coding sequence aTGGATAGAGCCCTAGACAGTCTCGCGGAGTtgcggagcggaggcgagctggaggagggcggccgcCGTGAGTCGCGCGGCCGTGCAGCCGAGGCGTGTCAGACTGTCGTTTCGGGGGGTTGCGGGAGGTGGGCCGACAGCGAGTGCGAGGTGGCTGGCGCGCCAGCTCCGgatctgcttcgcgcgcctttGTTGCCTCTTCGTTTGCAACGGCATACagcaggcgacggcctcgcgaCGGCCTTCGCTAaccgcgtggaggcgagggcCCCGCAGGAAGCCGGGGCTTTCTCGGCGTCACCGCGCTTCAAGGCGATAAAGGAGAGACTCGCGGCGAAGCCCAGGCTCGGCATCGTCCTCGTCGACCTCCCGCAGattgagagagagaggctgattcgcgaagagggagagcggAACAGGAAgaagctcgccgccgccgctgagcgtgaggagagaacgaagaaggcggtCGCGTCGCGGGGGGAAAAACCCAAGAGAAAGCGAGTCCTCGCGgacagcgagggcgcggcaggAGGAAGGTCAGAAGAAACGCGGCTGGCGGTTATAGAAGGGTCCACGCCTGCGGAAGTTTttggcgagagagaaggagagacgagCCGAGAGGCTcacgcaggcgaccgcgaggagacagggggACGCCGACTCGAAATCACGCCTTTCGCGgacgagagacgcgcagtctcctccgcctcgcgtgcgccggcTGCCAGAGGGAcccgccctcgcgggcgccctccgcggaaGGCCTCGCGTCTGGGAGCTGCGGCCCCCGATGCGCAGgaggggcgagcgcgcgcaggagacaAGACCGACTCAGGGCTCGCCCGTGGAGGCAAGTGGAGCCCGAGAGCCGCTTTCGAGGAcggggcgacgcaggccgcagtcgaagaggcggggcgggcgggcgccCCACTCGCccagctgcaggaggcggaagaaaagcagaaagcgagaaggaggtctgagggggggagagaggaacCTGGAGACAGGGGACGCGGCCGGGGGCGGGCCCGACGGCgcaaagaagaaggcgcgcgggagtCTCCGGAGAAacgccggaggccgcgcgctcgaggcgtGGAGagtgacgcagagaggcatCCGCTCGATGCAGAGACAACCCCaagtcgaggaggcggcagccgctctctCGAAAGGAAACGAGTGATACCTGGAGAAGTCACGGCCGGCGGcagttcctcctcgctgaaTTCGTTCTTTACCCCTCTCGTCgtgcctcctgcgcgtccgTTTGCGTCGCACTCCTCGTcgagcgcctctctctcgccgcctgcagtcTCCTCCAGGTTGTTTTGCGTCGGCCGCCCAGCCTCCTCATCTTCCGCACCTGGCGTGTCTcagtcgccgcctcgcgcctcctcttcttccacgtcttcgtcttcttttttgcgcgcctgctcgctcGGCTCGCCCGCTCCATCGTCTGAgtctccgcatgcagcgcctcgaagatggcgcgtgtctgtctccgccgcggacagcggcgacggcgagcccgtGGCGCTCCCGTCCGCTGGCCTCTTGAGGCCTGCGCCGAatcgtccgcgtcctccggaggcctctgctgtctctgcggaggcgcagcctaACACTCCGCGAACGCACTCACTCTCCCCCcagtcttctcgctcgtcttctttcacctctgcttcctgccgcggcgcgtctcgctcgccctcttcgctgtccccctcctctcctccctcgccggGATGGGGGGGGGCATCGTCGCCCTCcagtctctctgcctccgcgccgtttGCTGCCGCcgagtctgcggcgctgcctctggcTTCTGTGCCGTGTGTGGCGGCGGAGTGTCTGTGTGCACAGAACGCCTGGCTTCGGCGCGACTTAGTTGGGCGATTcgagcgccttcttcggcgatTTTCGCGGGAGATCCGCGAGACGCTGCATGTGACGGCTCACACCGCGGAGGCGGTTCATGCCTTCTCCAGAGTGCTTCTGAAACTCGCACACCGcccagaggacgccgaggcgccggcagcgcgcgcgcgagagccgaaggaggcgcgcggagaaacgcGGAGAAACGCGGACGAGTCGCGGAAGGGGCGGTTGCGGGCTGGGGACGAGACGCCGCACAGACGCCaggcggagactgcgcgcAGGAAAAGGAAGCctgacgacgacggcgcgcgaagagcccCGAAGGTTCAGCGCCACATACGGaaggcggagcgaggcgctgaCAGGGAGACCGACGCGAGGACCGAGGGGGAGGGTGCGGCCGAGGCACGgtgcagcgacgacgcgtggGGGTCGAAGCGAAGGAAGGAATGGAGAGAGGAGTGCCGAGAGAGTCGAAGTGGGGAACGCCACGCGAGTCGAGACGTGCGCGCGTCCCTCGACGCGGAGCATGTGAGGGCGCAGGGGCGCGTggaaggaaggcgagaggagtgggaggcggcgaggctcgcgctggcgactgagagccgcgaggaagTCGAGATCCTCTGCGAAACAGGGAGACAGCTCCGTGACGACGACACCGCGGGTGTGCCAAGCATAGaagccagcgccgcgaagaccgCGAAAGGCAGGAAACAGCGGACGTCGGTCGCCTCGAGAAACGCTgccgaagagaagagaacgagcCAGAAGACAGGGGCACGGAggacagagacaggagaaGGCGCACGTTTCGAGAAGGAAGGCGTACACGCATCGCGAGAatcgcttcctccgctcccCCGTGTTTCCTCGCCGTCTAGCCCGCAGGGGTCGCCTCTGGGTTCACCGTCTGTGTCACCTTCGTCCGATCCGTGTTCATCTTCCTCTTGTTCTTCCTTGTCTTCCTCCCCGCTCAGCGCGACCTTCCGGAGTTCGTCGCcggctctgcctctcccgtCGTTGCCTGCGCGCCATCCGCAGGCGACGTTGCCTTCGgttcctcgctcgccttcgaggcactcgccctcttcgtcttcctcttcttcttcctcctctgcggcatcGTTGTCAGGCATCTCTCCCGGCCCCTCGCCCCTCcagtcttccgcgccgcttcctctggcggaggcgcgcgagccgcgctgcACGTCGTCTTCGGTGCAGTTTTCTTCTGCTCCGTCGCGTGCCTCCGCCAGCCCAGCCAGCCCCTCAGGCCTTGCTTCGCTGACTccgtcgcgtgcgcctgtGAGGTgtcctgcgtcgctcgcggtcTCAGGCGTCCCGGCTTTCGCTACATCTTCCTCAGCCccttcgcgcttcctcccgGCGGCGTTGCgtccgcgcggtcgcggggccgccgcctcgccctcgctgcgcgcctctgcaccccgccgctcggcgctcgcccaggcgcgaggagaccggagaggagagagggcagACACCCTGcacccgcctgcgcggccgctgggggcagcagaggaaaaatcccgcgcgaaggagacagaggaggacgccgctcGAGACAGCGGCGGGGGTGAGCACACCGCCCTCGACAGAGCTGCGCACAGGCGGGACCAGGCAAACAGTGCCGTCAGCAAGTCTGCGGAGAGCATGGAAGGGCTGGAGCAACCCGCATCGGCGCACGGAGATCTGCCGGAGACACGTCCGGGGACGACGCAGGCAGGTTCGAAGGCCGCAGTCTCAGATGCGTCGGCTCCCGCGTCCGGCGCGTCCCTCGAAGGTCCAGTGGGGACAGCGTCGCGAACGGCTCCGCGTGACCCTCCgtctcgaggcgcgcagcctccctcCTGTGCGGGCGCACAGTCGGctccctctgctgcgtccgcccaggcgtctcctgcctccACGTGCGCCTGTTCgtcccccgcggcgccgtcttccgtgttttcggcgcgcgcagtcgcCAGCGCTGCGGATGagttctcgccgtcgtcgctgcctgcgcgcgcgcaggacgcggtTGCCTCGTggctccgctgcgcgcgtcccAGCGAAGCTTCGGTTCTGTCTTCGCTTCTCCCGTCGCCGCTTCTACAGAAAGTGacctcctccctcgcgtatcctctccctcctccgtctgcctctgcgccggcctcctctccAGTCCCTGCGCCAGTCTCTTCTTCAGTCTCTGCACCAGTCTCTTCTTCAGTCTGTgctcctgtctcttcttcagtctctgcacctgtctcttcttcagtctctgcacctgtctcttcttcggtctctgcgccagtctctgcgtcttctgcttcgcctccgggccccgccccctcgtgcggcgcctcgccgctctgcagctcggcggctgcgtcgccgctctctgcgagtCTGGCGTCGCGCTTTCCCGCGGCGATTTCGCTCGGTCGGGCGGTTCGAGGGCGTCAGAGGGACAGATGCAACGCGGCGggggagagcgacggcgcgcgcgggcgggcctgcgacggaggcgcgtcctctccgccgcgcgagggcgagttCCGGCGACCGACGccggacgcggcgctcgtTCGACAGAAGCCTCGCGGGGGCTGTGCGACTgagagggaagaaggcgaggcgaccgACGCGGCAGTCGAAGGAAACGCACTGGAGACGCGAGTCGAggccagcgcgcggcgaggcgcaggcgcgggcggagccGGCGGAGGGGAAAACGGGGTGGCTGAGAGAAGACCGGACGCGGGCACGAACGAAGAAAGCGACAGGGGAAGCCTGGGCCCCCCCGCCTGCAGGAACGGGACAGCCAgcgcggggggggcagggcgACTTCCCGCCTcgacggggggggaggagggaggcgggaGCGCGAACGAGCAGGGACAGCAACTGGGGCGTTTGTGCGGCAGCAGCAAAGAGAAGCAGACTCTTCTCGCGTCGCTAGACTTGGATGTTTTCATCCACCAAAGGCCCCTCTCGGGAGACGCTGTCCTGGCGAATCTCTACACGGCGGATCGCTACCGCGGAGGGGGcgcagagtcgcgcgcgcctgaggcggccGGAGGTCGGGCTGGGGCTgggggcagcgacgccgagcagggagaggaggctgaaaggcgcagacgcgagcggcagagTCAGTTGTgtttttcgcttctttttccggcgcagaaggagggagcggctgcggagaagggcgacggcgccggtTCCCCCGAAGGGGCTgaggtgaagaagaagaagaaaacgcgttCCAGGGAGGGTCAGGAGCGCCATAGGAAGCGATGGGAAGAGATCAAGAGACGCAGACTCGCGCTGGAGCAAGTCCGGAGACAGCGGGCAGGCGGGCAGCAGTCCTGA